TTTTGTGGCATAGCCGTTGTCTGCATCTCTTGTGATGTTAAATGCTCCGCTTGAAGTTAGTAAACCGTCATCATCGTAAGTGTAGTTTTCAGTTGCACCCGCGTATGTTGAGCTTGTTACTAAAAAGTCATTGTTGTATGTGTAGTTTATGCTTTGGTTTAGAACACCGCTTTGAGATACAGAAGTTAATAACTCTCCATCATATCCATATACTATTTTTGCATTTGCATCAGTTATGCTTCCTACCTTTTCATCAAAAAGGTATGTATAGTTTACAGTACCTTCAGATGTTGTAGTAGATGTAAGTCTATCGTTTACATAGGTGTTGCTTATGGTATTTCCACTTGGTCTTGTTGTAGAAGTAAGCTTACGGTTTTTGTTGTAGGTGTAAGATGTTTGGTAACCTAACGGTGAAGTTAAACTAGTACGTTTGTCTATACCATTGTATGTAAAGTTAAAGTTAGATGGCGTAGGAGTAGTTAACTTTGTCATGTTGGAGTTAAAATCGTACTCGTAGTTTTCTGTGGTTCCGTTTGGATAAGTAATCGTAGTGACTCTATCCATAATATCGTAGGCGTAATTTGTCGTCTCACCTTTAGCATTTGTAACGGTAGCTATATTTCCTTTTGAGTCGTAAGAGTATGATACTATTCTTGAACCTGTCATTTCTTTAACAACTCTACCTTTTGCATCGTACTCATAAGTGGTCGGTAAAAGTGTACCGCTTTGTACAGATGTAGTTAAGCGGTTCTCTTTGTTGTAGCTACTACTTAATGTTCTGCTCTCAGGGGTGGTTATAGTTTTAGTGGCGTTGTTATAATCTTCAACTATTTTAGTAACTTTAGAGTTTTTAGTGATGGTTTTTGTTTTGTAGTTAATATCTATTTGATTTCCATCATAATTACTATGATAGGTTGTTATATTCTTTAATCCGCTTGGCTGAGTTGTTGTATATGAGGAAAGTATTTTTTGCTGATTAAGAATATCTTTTATATATATCACATTTGTTTCAACTCCATTTTTTGTAGTAACGTAATTCATTTGATTTTCTGAAAATACAGAAGAAACAGTGTCCCCACTAGGAAGTGATATTTGCGAAAGTGTTGAACCATCACCTTGTTTCGTGTCTGTAGAGATTGTTTCATCTCCCTCAGGTTTTGTGATAATGTAGGTAGATTTATTTTCGTTATTTATTTTTGAGAAATCCCAGTTAGCACCTAGATGATCATTCTCCTGATAAATTCGACCATTTTCATCATAGTACATAGTAGCTTCATTTCCATTAGGGTCAATTTTTCTAGTCATAAGCGAATTATTATCATATTCAAAATTATATACTGAACCATCTTCGTATTCAACTGAATTTAAGTCCCCATTTTCACTTATGTTTAGATAAGTTTTTTGCCCATTTGGAGCTGTTATCAATGTTGGAACATCATTATAATCTCTTGTAACTGTAGTTATATTTGAAAAATTATCTGTTATTGATGATATCAAATTTTCTGTATTATGTGTATATTCTGAAATAATAATCTTATTATCATTATCAAAAACTTTTTCTAATATTCCTGTTTTTTTGTTAAATACATAACCTAATTTACCCTCAAACACTACTATGTTGTCACTTCTAATACCTATGTTTTGATATTCAGGTAAAGTACTTAAGTCTAATACTGTATCAATATTATATATTTGATTAAGTTTATCTAATAAAACTTTATCAGGTTGAAAGACAGTCCAATAGTTATCATCTCTATTTATATCTCCACCATTTGAATTTGTTACAATCATAAAAGGGGTGCTAGTATCCATTCTTGCTTTCAATTTCTTTTTAAGCTCAGGTATACTTTTTGATGGGTCTAAAAAATTCCTATCTGAAATTCCTTCATAAATGGTTCCTTTATGTAAAGCATATACATCATAGCCGTTTTCTGGACGATCTTCATATGAAAGTTTAAAATTAAAATTAGAATATGTTCCTAAAGTAGTTAGTTCTTTATTACTCTTTTTTCCATCAATAAAATTAAAAGAGATTAAAGATACTGTATTGCTTAAAGAACCTAAACTTGCGCTAGGGTATTTCAAATATAAAGCAAAGTATCTATCTTTTAAAATTTGAAAATAATTTAATCTGTTTTTTGGTTCATTTTCAACTGAAAATAAAAGACCGTTTTTTATTTCAATATATTTTCGACCTTTAATTCCTTGTAGTATGCCTCGTTCAAATAGACGTAAATATATATTATCTTCTATACTCCATCCATTTGAAATGGTATTTGAACTACTAGTGACATCAGTATTTATATTTATATCTTTTGTGGTTACCATATCCATCTGGCTTCGTCCTCTTACAGCTATACTTCCTGTCCCAGCTTGTGCCCAGGCTTGTGTAAATGCTGAAGAAGCTCTATAATATACTAAATTATATTCATAAGATACAATGATTTTGGCATTACTCTCACCTGAGAGTTTATTACCCAATATATCTTTTCCATCCCATATAAATTGTAAATTACTTAGTTCTCCTATAGTAGCTTCTTTGACAAAAGTATGTCCAGCTACTTTGAGTTTAACAGATACTTTTTGTACAGAACTTGGAATATTAGACGTATTAATGGATGTATCAATAATATGTTTATACCCATCAACTCTTTTAGAAGAATAGTGAAGTACTTTATCAGTTCCTGCAATAGGTATATCTTCATGAAATACTCTTGTTTTAGTTGTAATGTAAGAGTTAGTACTTATACCACAGTCATTAGGAGGATTTTGATCTGATACATCAGGTTCGTCTGGAGATTCTGCATCAGATGGTGGACCATATGGCCAGTTACAATCCCAAGGAGTAAAGTGATTAAATTTACTTCTCCAGTAAGTATTACCAGCTTGATAGTTTGGATTATCTTTTATACCTGTAACTTCATCCTCTGTTAATCCATCACCATCTATATCATTTGCCTGACCATCACCTGTACTGTCAAGTGCATCTATAACTCCATCACCGTCTGTGTCCAGTAGCTCTACTACGACACCGTTTTCAGAACCTATCCATTTACCTTTATTTCTATCATAGTAACCTACAGGAACTATTTCACCAACATTAAATCCTAAAAAGTTTTCAACATACATTACTACCGGTGCATTAAATGTTACATTCTCATCATCACTTACACCATCTACTTTTATATCTGTACAGTATGTATAAGCAGTCTCTATTGGTAAATCAGATGGCATAGATTTCGGTGTTTTAAATTCTGTCGCACGAACATCTATACTTGTAAGTTCTCTTGTTGTACCGTCTTTGGAAGTAACAGTTGCTTTAGTGATTCCATCAAACACTATAGTCGCACTTCTTTGTCCTCTATCATCTACGACAGGAGTTGAAATATGTAACTGTGGAGTTGTAGAGCTTAAGTCTATAGTAGTTACTTTAATATCTTCTTGAAGCATAGTTACATCATCCGCAATACTCCAGTCTTGCGGTTGTACATAAAGTTTTCTGTCTATAGTTGTAAAACCATTTTTTTGATAACGCATTGTCAGGTGTGCAGCACCTTCAGTTGCAAAGTAGTATTCACCCTTTGCATTTGTTATTTGTGAACCATACTCAGGATGATTATGTATAGTTACTTTTACTCCGCTTAGAGGTGTACTGTCTTCTGCAAGTATTTTACCTGTTACCATTGCAAAAAGTTCTTCGTCATATTTAGTTAATGTTGCATCTGCAGGTATATATTTAGTATATTGAGAACCAAAATGTGTAAAGTTAAAGTTACTTGTATCTATAGGAGCTTTTACTTCTATTTGAATTGTATTAGAAGTTATCCCATTTAGTGTAGCAGTTATTGTACTTGTACCTTCAGCTAAAGCATCCAGTGAATTTCCGTTGATACTTAAAATACTAGGATCTGACATATCATACATAGCGTCATAAACAATGTCTTCACTTGAGCCGTCACTATATGAAGCGATAAGTATTATGTTAGTAGATTGGTCAACTCTTAGTATATTTGTATTTGTACTTAAAGATAAAGATTCTAATACTACCGGAGGCTCAATAACTTCTACATATCTAGTTAAAGTAGATTTATTTCCTACACTATCTTGTGCAGTATATGTTACAGTGTAAGAACCGACTGTAGTTGTATCGACATTACTACTTATATTTACATCTACAACACCGTCTTCATCATCATAAGCAGTTGCACCCTCTTCAAAGTAGTTATCGTCTTTATATAGAGTTATTGTACTTTCACCATTTAGTGTAATAACGGGAGCATTAGAATCTACAGGCTTCTCGGAAACTTCAAAACTATAATGAATGTGCTTAAGTTTAAATTTTTTATGTTTATGTCCATCTTTTTGTATTTTTATTAGATTTTTAAATGCAACTCTATATTTTCCTTCTAATAGTTGTTTATTTGGAGTGAAACTTATAGTTTTTGTATTTTCATTATAAGAAAGTTCACCATGAACTCTTTTTCTTTTACCGGATATTTTTTTTACGATAATATTGTTTTTTCTTACACATAATGGATCAATATCATCATCAAAGGTTGCTGTAATAATAATATCCGGAGATACATTTTTTTCATTAGCTTTTGGAGTAAAAGTTATATGTTCCAAAGTATTGGTTTCTTTTTTATGATGAAAATTAAAAAAGTCAAACCATCCAGCGGATAGCGGTTGTGTTAAGACAAACAATAATGTAAATACAAACAATAAACTTCTCATTATACTTCCTCTATTTTATGAAATAAATATAACAACTAATACAAAATAATATATTTAGTTGAAAAATAACCTTAAAAAATCCTAACTATTTTTTGCTTACCTGTGTCTTAATTTTTAATTAATTTTAATAAAATTTAATTATTTGTGAAAAATATACTTTTAATTCATTATATATTAAGATATATAACGCTACTATTTTCTAAATTTAAAGGTTTTAAAAAATGGAATTTACTTCATCGTTAACACTGTTTAACTCAGATGTACCTTTTTTACTTGAGAAAAGGATAGCACTGCTTCAAGCTATTGAAGCATCGGGCTCGATCTCAAAGGCTGCAAAAATGGTACCTATGAGTTATAAGGCTGCATGGGATGCCATAGATGCTATAAACAATCTTTGTCCTCATGCAGTAGTTAGCAGAGAAACAGGCGGAAAAGGCGGAGGCGGAACTAAGATAACGCCATATGGGCACAACCTTATTAAAACCTATCTGCTTTTACAAAAAGAACATAAAAAATTTTTAGACTCTCTTTCAAAAAATACAGACTTTGACAAAGGGACTATAAAATCACTGCAAAGGTTTTCAATGAATATAAGTGCGAGAAACAAAATACACGGAAAAATAGAGCTTATAGAATCAGGCAAGGTTAATGCACAAGTATATGTAAAGTTAAAAAGCGGTTATACGATAGTATCGGTTATAACAAATTCTGCGGTTAAAGAGTTAGAGTTGAAGCTCGGCGATGAAGTTAGTGCCATCTTTAAATCAAGCTCGGTTATATTAAGTACGGACAATGCACTCTCAATTAGTGCCAGAAATAAATTCAAAGGTATTATAGATGCCGTCTCTTTTGGAGAGGTAAACAGTGAAGTTGTTGTGGATATTGGAAATGATGACAAGCTCGTAGCCGTAATAACAAGTTCATCGGTAGATGCACTGGATTTAAAAAAAGATAAGGAGGTTAGTTTGATTATCAAATCTTCAGATGTTATGATAGGAAAATAATATAGTGAAGATATTTTTTTATATAAGGCGTTATATATTCAAGTATATAATGAAACAATGGGAACCCTGCAGCGGCAACTGCAGAGTAAATGCTTTGGTATAAGCAGCTAAAAGTATAACAAATAAAATAATAAAGGAAACTAAATGAATAAAAGTATTAAGTTTATAACTTTTATTGCATCCGCCGTATGTTTTGCATCTACGGTATATGCAGATGATGACGTGTCAAAATACACTTTAAAAACAAACTATCAATTAGTGTTCAACAAAACACCTAAATCGGTAGATAATTTTTCGGATATGTTTAAAAACGGAATGTTCTACGGCAGGCTCCGTTCAAACACTTTTTATTTTAAATGGGATAAGGAAAACAGCTCCCAAGATTCACATACAATAAGTGGACTCGGAGGCTCACTGTTGTATAAAAGTGCAAATTTTTCAGGTTTTGATTTTCATACGGGTTTGTATTTCTCAAAAGCATTTTTTGATCAGAACAGCAGCCCTGTAAATAGACTAAAAGCAGGGAAAGACGTTTTTAGCAGATATGATTATACAAATACGGGAAATAAGTCTATGGCTGTGTTGGGAGAAGCATATGTAAGTTATAAAGGTTTTGCAAAAACAGATATTAAACTCGGAAGACAATTGGTTGAGACATTTTATACAAAATCAAACGATACAAAGATGATACCAAATACCTTTGATGCAATAGTTCTTGAGAGTAAAGCCATCAGTGATACAAACATAAAACTTGCATATCTTGCAAAACAAAAACTGCGTGATCATACCCAGTCGCATTCTGTACTAATGTATGCAGATGCAAATGCATTTAGCTCGTTAAATCCCTCATGGAACGGCAATGATGATTCGGCTATGCACAAAGGACTTACATACACGGCACTTAAAGCAGCTGGTAAAGATACAGACAGCCCTCTGATAGTCTTTGATTTTCAAAACAAGTCTATAGATAACTTAAAAGTAGATGCTGCGTTTTACACCGTGCCTGAGTTGTTATCAGAGGCTATGCTTGAGTTAAACTACAAAGTAAAGCTGGCAGGCTTTAGCATAAGCCCCGGTGTGCGTTATATAAAACAGTTTGACGATGACGCGGGAAAGATAGGTGGTGCGGCGTATGACGGCACTACGGATGGATATAAAGATCCGTTTTCGCTAGATTCTCAAATGATTGCAGCAAGGATAGTTGGAACTTATGATATTTACAAATTAAATATAGGCTATTCAAAAGTTTTTGACGAAGCGGATTTGATAACACCTTGGAGAGGATTCCCGACTTCTGGATATACACGTTCAATGGCCCGTTATAACTGGATGGCAAATACAAAAAGTTATCGTATGGAACTAACTATGAATAGTAATAAAAAAGGTATATACAAAGATATGTTCATCCAAGCTTCGATTTTGCATACGGATGCAGATGAGAATAAGGGAAAATATGATGAGAATTACTATTATCTTGGTTTTGTACAAAATCTTGAAGATATGCAGGATTTACAGTGGAGACTAAGACTTGGGTATGCAGATACGAAAAAGACAGATGCAGACAGTTTGGATGCACGTTTTGAGATTAACTATTTATTTTAAAGGATAAAAAATGATGAAAAAAATAATTATCGGAAGTTTAGTATGTGTTGCATCTTTATATGCCGGAAGTATAAATATAGCAGTAGCTGCAAATGTAAGTTATGCAATTGACACTCTAAAAGAAGAGTTTAAAAAGTCCAATCCAAATACAGAGGTAAGAGTTACACTTGGAAGCAGCGGAAAACTGACCGCTCAGATAAAACACGGCGCTCCGTATCAGCTTTTTATGTCGGCAAATATGAAATATCCGGAAGCTCTATACGCAGATAAGATAGCTGTTACAAAACCTGTGATTTATGCACAAGGGAGTCTTGCATACCTAAGTAATAAAAAACAAAATTTCAACAGTGGTATAAATATCGTTAAAAACCCAAATATAGAAAAAATAGCAGTAGCAAATCCAAAAACCGCACCCTATGGAAAAGCAGCTGTTGAAGCTATGAAAAACGGTGGTGTTTATAAAGATGTAAAATACAAATTAGTATATGCGGAGTCTATTTCACAAACAGTATCTTATGCAGTTACGGCTACCGATATAGGTTTTGTAGCAAAGTCATCACTTTACAGTCCTAAAATGAAACACTTTAAAGAGGGAATAAACTGGACAGATGTAGATGCAAAGCTTTATACGCCTATAAATCAGGGTATAGTAGTTTTAAAAGAGGGTAAAAAAAA
The genomic region above belongs to Sulfurimonas lithotrophica and contains:
- a CDS encoding RHS repeat-associated core domain-containing protein: MRSLLFVFTLLFVLTQPLSAGWFDFFNFHHKKETNTLEHITFTPKANEKNVSPDIIITATFDDDIDPLCVRKNNIIVKKISGKRKRVHGELSYNENTKTISFTPNKQLLEGKYRVAFKNLIKIQKDGHKHKKFKLKHIHYSFEVSEKPVDSNAPVITLNGESTITLYKDDNYFEEGATAYDDEDGVVDVNISSNVDTTTVGSYTVTYTAQDSVGNKSTLTRYVEVIEPPVVLESLSLSTNTNILRVDQSTNIILIASYSDGSSEDIVYDAMYDMSDPSILSINGNSLDALAEGTSTITATLNGITSNTIQIEVKAPIDTSNFNFTHFGSQYTKYIPADATLTKYDEELFAMVTGKILAEDSTPLSGVKVTIHNHPEYGSQITNAKGEYYFATEGAAHLTMRYQKNGFTTIDRKLYVQPQDWSIADDVTMLQEDIKVTTIDLSSTTPQLHISTPVVDDRGQRSATIVFDGITKATVTSKDGTTRELTSIDVRATEFKTPKSMPSDLPIETAYTYCTDIKVDGVSDDENVTFNAPVVMYVENFLGFNVGEIVPVGYYDRNKGKWIGSENGVVVELLDTDGDGVIDALDSTGDGQANDIDGDGLTEDEVTGIKDNPNYQAGNTYWRSKFNHFTPWDCNWPYGPPSDAESPDEPDVSDQNPPNDCGISTNSYITTKTRVFHEDIPIAGTDKVLHYSSKRVDGYKHIIDTSINTSNIPSSVQKVSVKLKVAGHTFVKEATIGELSNLQFIWDGKDILGNKLSGESNAKIIVSYEYNLVYYRASSAFTQAWAQAGTGSIAVRGRSQMDMVTTKDININTDVTSSSNTISNGWSIEDNIYLRLFERGILQGIKGRKYIEIKNGLLFSVENEPKNRLNYFQILKDRYFALYLKYPSASLGSLSNTVSLISFNFIDGKKSNKELTTLGTYSNFNFKLSYEDRPENGYDVYALHKGTIYEGISDRNFLDPSKSIPELKKKLKARMDTSTPFMIVTNSNGGDINRDDNYWTVFQPDKVLLDKLNQIYNIDTVLDLSTLPEYQNIGIRSDNIVVFEGKLGYVFNKKTGILEKVFDNDNKIIISEYTHNTENLISSITDNFSNITTVTRDYNDVPTLITAPNGQKTYLNISENGDLNSVEYEDGSVYNFEYDNNSLMTRKIDPNGNEATMYYDENGRIYQENDHLGANWDFSKINNENKSTYIITKPEGDETISTDTKQGDGSTLSQISLPSGDTVSSVFSENQMNYVTTKNGVETNVIYIKDILNQQKILSSYTTTQPSGLKNITTYHSNYDGNQIDINYKTKTITKNSKVTKIVEDYNNATKTITTPESRTLSSSYNKENRLTTSVQSGTLLPTTYEYDAKGRVVKEMTGSRIVSYSYDSKGNIATVTNAKGETTNYAYDIMDRVTTITYPNGTTENYEYDFNSNMTKLTTPTPSNFNFTYNGIDKRTSLTSPLGYQTSYTYNKNRKLTSTTRPSGNTISNTYVNDRLTSTTTSEGTVNYTYLFDEKVGSITDANAKIVYGYDGELLTSVSQSGVLNQSINYTYNNDFLVTSSTYAGATENYTYDDDGLLTSSGAFNITRDADNGYATKVSDGVLNINKEYNDYGELISKSDNTLTYQLQRDAKGMISQKTESLNGVDATYDYEYDSRGRLTTVTKDNQTVENYTYDKNGNRVSATINGVTTTAYYTLDDQTEVYGDNTYTYDEDGQLVSKQSSLGTTTYTYNTYGTLTGVTLEDGTAIKYHLNPLNQKIAKEVNGVIVEKYLWENLTTLLAIYDGNDNLVQRYNYSDERVPISLTQDNQTYYLHYDQVGTLKLVTDAEHNVVKEITYDTYGNILNDSNLNFKIPFGFAGGLSDRDTNLVHFGHREYDPYAAKWTTKDPIDFSGGDTNLYGYVLNDPVNLVDPTGEFGVAGAAAGGFVGLISSFIDPCTGQVKFQGYKNLAINTLSGAAFGAIGASFSNLTYAGAIGGLGTSFLSSLVNYASAPSCKKEESCQ
- a CDS encoding TOBE domain-containing protein is translated as MEFTSSLTLFNSDVPFLLEKRIALLQAIEASGSISKAAKMVPMSYKAAWDAIDAINNLCPHAVVSRETGGKGGGGTKITPYGHNLIKTYLLLQKEHKKFLDSLSKNTDFDKGTIKSLQRFSMNISARNKIHGKIELIESGKVNAQVYVKLKSGYTIVSVITNSAVKELELKLGDEVSAIFKSSSVILSTDNALSISARNKFKGIIDAVSFGEVNSEVVVDIGNDDKLVAVITSSSVDALDLKKDKEVSLIIKSSDVMIGK
- a CDS encoding OprD family outer membrane porin, translated to MNKSIKFITFIASAVCFASTVYADDDVSKYTLKTNYQLVFNKTPKSVDNFSDMFKNGMFYGRLRSNTFYFKWDKENSSQDSHTISGLGGSLLYKSANFSGFDFHTGLYFSKAFFDQNSSPVNRLKAGKDVFSRYDYTNTGNKSMAVLGEAYVSYKGFAKTDIKLGRQLVETFYTKSNDTKMIPNTFDAIVLESKAISDTNIKLAYLAKQKLRDHTQSHSVLMYADANAFSSLNPSWNGNDDSAMHKGLTYTALKAAGKDTDSPLIVFDFQNKSIDNLKVDAAFYTVPELLSEAMLELNYKVKLAGFSISPGVRYIKQFDDDAGKIGGAAYDGTTDGYKDPFSLDSQMIAARIVGTYDIYKLNIGYSKVFDEADLITPWRGFPTSGYTRSMARYNWMANTKSYRMELTMNSNKKGIYKDMFIQASILHTDADENKGKYDENYYYLGFVQNLEDMQDLQWRLRLGYADTKKTDADSLDARFEINYLF
- the modA gene encoding molybdate ABC transporter substrate-binding protein, giving the protein MKKIIIGSLVCVASLYAGSINIAVAANVSYAIDTLKEEFKKSNPNTEVRVTLGSSGKLTAQIKHGAPYQLFMSANMKYPEALYADKIAVTKPVIYAQGSLAYLSNKKQNFNSGINIVKNPNIEKIAVANPKTAPYGKAAVEAMKNGGVYKDVKYKLVYAESISQTVSYAVTATDIGFVAKSSLYSPKMKHFKEGINWTDVDAKLYTPINQGIVVLKEGKKNQEVLAFYDFILSQKAKEILRKFGYLVP